Proteins encoded in a region of the Populus nigra chromosome 3, ddPopNigr1.1, whole genome shotgun sequence genome:
- the LOC133689782 gene encoding heavy metal-associated isoprenylated plant protein 5-like produces MGAEKEGAKVEAEKKPAADAGEKKDEAKVISVYKLDMHCEGCAKKIRHAVKHLEGVESLKTDCAGNKLTVTGKVDPAKIKARLEEKTKRKVEIISPQPKKDDGAAAGGGDKKADEKPEKKPEEKKEEAKKPPPESAVVLKIRLHCEGCISKIKKIISKIKGVGSVTVDAAKDLVTVKGTMDVKDLAPYLKEKLRRAVEVVPPKKEEEKKDKAGGGDGGDKKENKAAPADGGGEKKEKGGEAKGEEKKKEGDGGKKEEAAGAKVEVSKMEYSGYPGPAPTFWFDGVYGQNHVVESYNNHYDNQYNYNQQGYYAVNQPGMGGIQPGMGGNHGFLLDHHHPHAPQIFSDENPNACSIM; encoded by the exons atggGTGCCGAG AAAGAAGGTGCGAAGGTTGAAGCCGAGAAGAAGCCCGCCGCTGATGCTGGTGAAAAGAAAGATGAGGCCAAAGTTATTTCCGTTTACAAGCTGGACATGCATTGTGAAGGCTGTGCCAAGAAAATTAGACACGCCGTTAAACATTTAGaag GCGTGGAAAGTTTGAAGACAGATTGTGCCGGCAACAAATTAACGGTGACGGGGAAAGTGGACCCAGCAAAAATCAAAGCCAGGCTTGAAGAGAAGACCAAGAGGAAAGTGGAGATTATCTCTCCCCAACCTAAGAAAGACGATGGTGCCGCTGCTGGTGGCGGCGATAAAAAGGCCGATGAGAAACCCGAAAAGAAACCGGaggagaagaaggaagaagCGAAAAAACCACCTCCAgag AGTGCCGTCGTTTTGAAAATCAGGCTACACTGTGAAggttgcatttcaaaaataaagaaaatcatctCCAAAATCAAAG GTGTAGGCAGCGTGACTGTGGACGCGGCGAAGGATCTGGTCACGGTGAAGGGAACAATGGACGTGAAGGACTTGGCACCGTACCTAAAAGAGAAACTAAGGAGAGCAGTGGAGGTGGTTCCTCCGAAAAAggaggaagagaagaaagaCAAAGCAGGCGGCGGAGACGGTGGGGATAAAAAGGAGAACAAAGCGGCCCCCGCTGATGGTGGCGGcgagaagaaagagaaaggggGGGAAGCGAAAggtgaagagaagaagaaagaaggggATGGAGGGAAGAAGGAGGAGGCTGCTGGTGCTAAGGTGGAGGTGAGCAAGATGGAGTATTCTGGATATCCAGGTCCGGCACCTACTTTCTGGTTTGATGGGGTGTACGGTCAAAATCATGTGGTGGAGAGTTACAATAATCATTATGATAATCAGTACAACTACAATCAACAAGGTTACTATGCGGTGAATCAACCAGGGATGGGAGGAATTCAACCAGGGATGGGAGGAAACCACGGTTTTCTGCTGGACCATCATCATCCCCATGCACCTCAGATATTCAGTGACGAGAATCCCAATGCTTGTTCTATCATGTGA